ATCAGTGATTCGATCCCCAAGCCTCCCGCCGCCGTCACCGCGGCCCCGACGATCCCCCCCAGAAGACCCAGCACGCCGGTCTCCAGCAGGGTCAAGGTGAAGAGATCGCGCGGGGACGCCCCGACCGCCTTCATCAATCCGAATTCCCGTACCCGCTCCGAGACGGTCATCGTCATGGCGTTGAGGACCCCGAGCCCTCCGATGACCGACGCCACGAGCGCGCTGAGGAGGAGCAGGAGCCGGGACGTCGCCACGAATTCCAGGACGGTCGTCCGGAACTGGGTCATGGTGATCGCCTGGACGGAGGGCAGGTCGAACATGCGCTGCAGGAATCCCTGCACCTTGTCGAGGCTCTTGAGGCGCACGCCGACTCCCGTCAGCTTCCCCTGCCGGTCGAACAGCTCCTGCGAATAGAGGAGCGGGATGATGACCATTCCGTCTTCCTGGGTTCCGGAGCGATCGAAGACTCCGCGAATGACCAGAGGCTTGTGAGTGGGTCCGACCGAGAGCGAGTCGCCGAGCTTCAGCCCCAGGAGGAGGGAAGCGTTGTATCCGAGCAGCGCCTCGGGAGCCTCCGGACCTGAGAACCATTCGCCGCGCTGCAGGGTCATCCAGGGCTTGAGCCGCCGGTAGCGGTCGTCCACTCCGAGAAAGACCATGTTCTTGCCGGCCGGGCCCGCCGGCATCGACTGCATGAAGATGCGGGTGGCTTCGGAGACGTCGGCGTCCTGTAGGATGGTGTCGAAGGTGGATTCGTCGATCGTCATCGGGGTGTTCCCCC
This portion of the Candidatus Polarisedimenticolia bacterium genome encodes:
- a CDS encoding ABC transporter permease, with protein sequence MSAVPGFFRLATSDLRRRPLRTGLAILGVALSTGLLLGTLSMHAGYVRALDSTIDRMGYQVLVTAKGCPYEAASLMMRGGNTPMTIDESTFDTILQDADVSEATRIFMQSMPAGPAGKNMVFLGVDDRYRRLKPWMTLQRGEWFSGPEAPEALLGYNASLLLGLKLGDSLSVGPTHKPLVIRGVFDRSGTQEDGMVIIPLLYSQELFDRQGKLTGVGVRLKSLDKVQGFLQRMFDLPSVQAITMTQFRTTVLEFVATSRLLLLLSALVASVIGGLGVLNAMTMTVSERVREFGLMKAVGASPRDLFTLTLLETGVLGLLGGIVGAAVTAAGGLGIESLIRQFVPFVPPGAILATSLPRALACVVASLSLAVVAGIYPAARAAVVRPARVLGRAG